One window from the genome of Comamonas sp. lk encodes:
- a CDS encoding biliverdin-producing heme oxygenase — protein sequence MNAQTDLVSGSRLSQRLKIETAQQHERMHELMAQGNPFADLGSYARFVAAQYLFQRDVEHLFHDTAVKKAVPDLEARGREEASLADLADLGAAVPQSALASEGVGMPEALGWLYVSEGSTLGAAFLFKEARERLGLSETFGARNLAAYPQGRAMAWRAFVASLDAPALSDTATQDRVIAGANAAYDRFGSLLEQHFPCPAESRVAGHSEAHEAAL from the coding sequence ATGAATGCTCAAACCGACCTCGTGAGCGGGTCCAGACTGTCTCAGCGGCTCAAGATCGAGACGGCGCAGCAGCATGAGCGCATGCACGAGTTGATGGCGCAGGGCAATCCGTTTGCGGACCTTGGCAGCTATGCGCGCTTTGTGGCGGCTCAGTATCTGTTTCAACGAGATGTGGAGCATTTGTTTCATGACACCGCCGTGAAGAAGGCGGTTCCCGATCTGGAAGCGCGCGGGCGTGAGGAAGCTTCTCTGGCGGACCTGGCCGATTTGGGAGCTGCAGTGCCTCAAAGCGCGCTGGCCAGTGAAGGCGTTGGCATGCCCGAGGCCTTGGGCTGGCTGTATGTGTCGGAAGGCTCGACCTTGGGAGCGGCTTTTTTGTTCAAAGAGGCCAGGGAACGGTTGGGCTTGTCGGAGACTTTTGGTGCCCGCAATCTGGCTGCCTACCCGCAGGGCAGGGCTATGGCCTGGCGCGCATTTGTGGCGTCTCTGGATGCGCCAGCGCTCAGCGACACGGCGACGCAAGACCGGGTGATCGCCGGAGCCAATGCGGCCTATGACCGTTTTGGCAGCTTGCTAGAGCAGCACTTTCCTTGCCCTGCCGAAAGCCGGGTTGCCGGTCACAGCGAAGCCCATGAAGCAGCGCTCTAG
- a CDS encoding AMP-binding protein, with product MDAAPWLKNYPPNVPHEVHPEQYRSLVHLLEDSFTQHAERPFSVCMDRWMSYGELNQLSTQMGAWLQSLGLEPDARVAIMLPNIPQFSVSMAGVLRAGFTCVNVNPLYTARELEHQLKDSGATAIIILENFAHTLADVLERTSIRHICLTAMGDQLGGAFGSWITFAVRNLAKMVPAFDLPLGSGPSSRQVTPFKQALAQGAQRTLKPSTATLDSVAFLQYTGGTTGLSKGAVLTHRNIVAAALQAHAWFTPALDGKVKGNETHIIAALPLYHIFALTVCLFAMRLGASLSLVPNPRDIPKFVKVLGQRPYHILPAVNTLFNALLNNAQFRRLDFSQLRISQAGGMAASEGTARQWQQVTGSAMIEGWGMSETCAIGTNNPVTNDHFSATIGLPLPGISVAIKDDEGNSLPIGESGELCIKGANVMRGYYNQPVETAKAFTADGYMRTGDIGVLDVEGFTRIIDRKKDMMVVSGFNVYPNELENVISLCPGVLECAAVGVKDERQGESIKVYVVRSDPSLTEDRVMRYCQEQLTGYKRPRFIEFRDELPKTNVGKILRRELRDKP from the coding sequence ATGGACGCAGCACCGTGGCTCAAGAACTACCCCCCCAATGTGCCCCATGAGGTGCATCCGGAGCAGTACCGTTCCCTGGTGCACTTGCTGGAAGACTCTTTTACCCAGCATGCAGAGCGTCCGTTCTCTGTCTGCATGGACCGCTGGATGAGCTATGGCGAGCTCAATCAGCTCTCCACCCAGATGGGAGCCTGGTTGCAAAGCCTGGGTCTCGAGCCCGATGCCCGCGTGGCCATCATGCTGCCCAATATTCCCCAATTTTCCGTGAGCATGGCCGGCGTTCTGCGCGCGGGCTTCACCTGCGTGAACGTGAACCCCCTCTACACGGCACGCGAGCTAGAGCATCAGCTCAAAGACTCGGGTGCCACGGCCATCATCATTCTGGAAAACTTTGCCCACACCCTGGCCGATGTACTGGAGCGCACCTCCATACGTCACATCTGCCTGACCGCCATGGGCGACCAGCTGGGCGGTGCCTTCGGCAGCTGGATCACCTTTGCCGTGCGCAATCTGGCCAAGATGGTGCCGGCATTTGACCTGCCGCTGGGCAGCGGCCCCAGCAGCCGACAGGTCACCCCGTTCAAACAGGCGCTTGCCCAGGGCGCACAGCGCACGCTCAAGCCCAGCACTGCCACTCTGGATTCCGTGGCCTTTCTTCAGTACACGGGCGGCACCACAGGCCTGTCCAAAGGCGCGGTGCTTACGCACCGCAACATCGTGGCGGCTGCGCTGCAGGCCCATGCCTGGTTCACGCCGGCACTCGACGGCAAGGTGAAGGGCAATGAAACCCACATCATTGCCGCACTGCCGCTCTATCACATCTTCGCGCTCACCGTCTGTCTGTTTGCCATGCGACTGGGCGCCAGTCTGAGCCTGGTACCCAACCCGCGCGACATTCCCAAGTTTGTGAAAGTGCTGGGACAGCGCCCCTATCACATACTGCCGGCCGTCAACACCTTGTTCAACGCGCTGCTCAATAACGCGCAGTTCCGTCGGCTCGATTTTTCGCAGCTGCGCATTTCGCAGGCCGGCGGCATGGCGGCCTCGGAAGGCACGGCCCGGCAGTGGCAGCAGGTCACCGGCAGCGCCATGATCGAAGGCTGGGGCATGAGCGAGACCTGCGCCATAGGCACCAACAATCCGGTGACCAATGATCACTTCAGCGCCACCATAGGTCTGCCTCTTCCCGGGATTTCCGTAGCCATCAAGGATGACGAGGGCAACAGTCTGCCCATAGGCGAGTCGGGAGAGCTGTGCATCAAGGGGGCGAATGTCATGCGCGGCTATTACAACCAGCCGGTGGAAACGGCCAAGGCCTTCACGGCCGACGGCTATATGCGTACCGGCGATATAGGCGTGCTCGATGTCGAAGGCTTTACCCGCATCATTGACCGCAAGAAAGACATGATGGTGGTCAGCGGCTTCAACGTCTATCCCAACGAGCTGGAGAACGTGATCTCCTTGTGCCCCGGCGTGCTGGAATGCGCGGCTGTGGGCGTGAAGGACGAGCGCCAGGGCGAATCCATCAAGGTCTATGTGGTGCGCAGCGATCCATCCCTCACCGAAGACCGGGTCATGCGCTACTGCCAGGAGCAGCTCACGGGCTACAAGCGCCCCCGCTTCATCGAGTTTCGCGACGAGCTGCCCAAGACCAATGTGGGCAAGATCCTGAGGCGCGAGCTGCGCGACAAGCCCTGA
- the rrtA gene encoding rhombosortase — translation MTVLQALPLSWRELLRYEVQAQALGQWWRMLTAHWVHLSWAHMAINACGLLLCCALADAMWTVRRLLTSMAVLGAMVSLLLWGISPQVNDYVGLSGVLYGLIVWMLLPPVLLHRDGMAAMVLLVVMGWLGWQSWVGPDLREQRLIGGYIVTQAHWFGVLGGILGALTGCSRQLRGRELTQ, via the coding sequence ATGACTGTGCTACAGGCTTTGCCACTGTCTTGGCGAGAGCTGCTGCGCTATGAGGTGCAGGCCCAGGCATTAGGGCAATGGTGGCGGATGCTGACGGCCCACTGGGTGCATCTGAGCTGGGCTCACATGGCAATCAATGCCTGTGGCCTGTTGTTATGTTGCGCGCTGGCCGATGCCATGTGGACAGTGCGGCGATTGCTCACGAGCATGGCTGTGCTTGGAGCTATGGTCTCGCTGCTGCTGTGGGGCATTTCGCCCCAAGTCAATGACTATGTCGGCCTGTCCGGCGTGCTTTACGGTTTGATTGTCTGGATGCTGCTGCCCCCGGTGCTGCTACATCGCGATGGCATGGCCGCCATGGTGCTGCTTGTAGTGATGGGTTGGCTGGGCTGGCAGTCCTGGGTCGGCCCCGATTTGCGCGAGCAAAGGCTGATCGGTGGATACATCGTTACCCAGGCGCACTGGTTTGGAGTTCTGGGCGGCATTCTGGGTGCGCTGACAGGCTGTAGCCGTCAGTTGCGTGGCCGTGAATTGACTCAATAG
- a CDS encoding YbaN family protein, with amino-acid sequence MAFAVLCVVLGLIGAVVPGMPTTVFILMAAWAAMRSSPRLHGWLYAHSTFGPILRNWDEGGQVSRRVKWTASVSMLFSSALIFHLSEKPWLTGLALAVMACVLVWLWLRPEPEA; translated from the coding sequence ATGGCGTTTGCTGTGCTGTGCGTGGTACTGGGCTTGATTGGTGCCGTGGTGCCCGGCATGCCCACAACCGTCTTCATCCTGATGGCGGCATGGGCCGCCATGCGCAGCTCGCCAAGACTGCATGGCTGGCTCTATGCGCACTCCACGTTCGGGCCCATATTGCGCAACTGGGATGAGGGAGGGCAGGTGAGCCGCCGTGTCAAATGGACTGCAAGCGTCAGCATGCTGTTTAGCTCCGCGCTGATTTTCCATCTGTCCGAAAAACCATGGCTGACCGGTTTGGCGCTGGCTGTCATGGCCTGCGTGCTGGTTTGGCTATGGCTGAGGCCAGAGCCTGAGGCATGA
- the gspN gene encoding type II secretion system protein N yields MEKPATAGAPWRWALAGALVGGLLCLLVFFPARWIADTVASASGRHVLLQDARGSIWKGSAVLVLAGGAGSRDAQALPGRLSWQLHAGLSAAVPGTQDRGWGMGVSLEHACCQKQRLQLFWLPFQQLFQLSALDWQLPAQVLAGLGTPWNTLSFEGRIQLSSSFLQWSKSLDAASMRGSLELKALSLSSRLSTLRPLGSYRMVLDARGTESGTGLGFELGTLQGALRLSGKGQQLAGHWRFQGQAQAEPGQDAALANILNLIGNRGGDIAWSIVRPQLP; encoded by the coding sequence ATGGAAAAGCCCGCAACAGCCGGTGCGCCTTGGCGCTGGGCTCTGGCGGGGGCCTTGGTTGGCGGGCTGCTGTGTCTGCTGGTGTTTTTTCCTGCGCGTTGGATCGCCGATACCGTTGCGTCTGCGAGCGGGCGGCACGTCTTGTTGCAGGACGCACGCGGCTCGATTTGGAAGGGCTCTGCAGTGCTGGTTTTGGCTGGCGGGGCAGGCAGTCGGGATGCCCAGGCATTACCGGGACGATTGAGCTGGCAGCTGCATGCGGGCCTGAGCGCTGCGGTACCAGGCACTCAAGACCGTGGCTGGGGTATGGGTGTCAGCTTGGAGCATGCCTGCTGCCAGAAGCAGCGGCTACAGCTGTTCTGGCTGCCATTTCAACAGCTGTTTCAGCTGTCGGCTCTGGATTGGCAATTACCGGCCCAGGTTCTTGCGGGCTTGGGTACGCCCTGGAATACCTTGAGCTTTGAAGGCCGTATTCAGCTGTCTTCGTCTTTTCTTCAATGGTCAAAAAGCCTGGATGCGGCGTCCATGCGCGGCAGCCTGGAGCTGAAGGCTTTGTCGCTTTCGTCCCGGCTCTCCACTCTGCGTCCCTTGGGCAGCTATCGCATGGTCCTGGACGCTCGGGGTACAGAATCGGGAACGGGTCTGGGGTTTGAACTGGGCACGTTGCAAGGTGCATTGCGCCTGAGCGGAAAAGGCCAGCAGCTTGCGGGTCATTGGCGCTTTCAGGGGCAGGCTCAGGCAGAACCTGGGCAAGATGCGGCGCTGGCCAATATATTGAACCTAATAGGAAACCGTGGCGGAGATATTGCGTGGAGCATCGTGCGCCCTCAGCTTCCTTGA
- a CDS encoding alpha/beta fold hydrolase → MNARIWQAVVLCNAMLALGWSLWCWQHSPILALAGFVWPFVVVALHLGSQMLLMRRVCAQRGLLLPPAVVLVRAWANEWLLSLQVFGWRMPFRAQAEADGWSCSPQQPVGLVLVHGYFCNRAVWAPWLRKLKKLGIACTAVTLEPAQGAPMDAMVADLAASVQRMMKATGRAPLIVAHSMGGLVVRAWLNTLSAEQQVAQAAHVITVATPHRGAWLARFARRLPARDMREGSDWIDRLGWPPDAVRFSCWASRSDNIVFPSDLALLPGAEQHLLEDVAHMQLLFDERLWRACLQTHAQLCLQAAV, encoded by the coding sequence GTGAACGCAAGAATCTGGCAAGCCGTCGTACTTTGCAATGCCATGCTGGCTCTGGGGTGGAGTCTCTGGTGCTGGCAGCACTCGCCAATCTTGGCGCTGGCGGGCTTTGTCTGGCCGTTCGTGGTGGTGGCGCTGCACCTGGGTTCGCAAATGCTGCTGATGCGCCGTGTCTGCGCACAGCGTGGCCTGCTTTTGCCGCCCGCCGTGGTGCTGGTGCGCGCCTGGGCGAACGAGTGGCTTTTGTCGCTGCAGGTGTTTGGCTGGCGCATGCCGTTCAGGGCACAGGCTGAAGCTGATGGCTGGAGTTGCAGCCCGCAGCAGCCGGTCGGTCTGGTGCTGGTGCATGGCTATTTTTGCAATCGCGCCGTCTGGGCACCGTGGCTGCGCAAGCTCAAGAAGCTGGGGATTGCCTGCACCGCTGTGACGCTGGAGCCCGCGCAGGGCGCGCCCATGGATGCCATGGTGGCCGATCTGGCGGCCAGCGTGCAGCGCATGATGAAGGCCACCGGCCGAGCGCCGCTGATTGTTGCGCACAGCATGGGCGGCTTGGTGGTACGGGCCTGGCTCAATACCTTGTCTGCCGAGCAGCAAGTGGCCCAGGCAGCCCATGTGATCACGGTGGCGACTCCGCACCGGGGCGCATGGCTGGCCCGCTTTGCCCGTCGCTTGCCGGCACGCGATATGCGCGAGGGCAGTGACTGGATCGACAGGCTGGGCTGGCCGCCGGACGCTGTGCGTTTTAGCTGCTGGGCCAGCCGCAGCGACAACATTGTTTTCCCGTCTGATCTGGCCCTGCTGCCAGGTGCCGAGCAGCACCTGTTGGAAGACGTCGCCCATATGCAGCTGCTGTTTGACGAGCGGCTGTGGCGGGCTTGCCTGCAAACCCATGCGCAGCTGTGTCTGCAGGCGGCTGTTTAA
- a CDS encoding choice-of-anchor tandem repeat GloVer-containing protein, which yields MMSFSVSHGMPWRRSVAACLAAGALCAALPSLAQTKVSDVKLTMLTALRPAGDDVTTPDGTIGWPGARYPSSPPLYAVRPGSSAGYLFGGFNGGGPSILSSQMYTSFGMYTMRAGVSVYERVAYNPANDLHGRISGTPVRASDGSLYAVMTTINGQKYAGKNQPSDISYSPAVGLGVIVRTDYDGANSALVQGTRGQLYSPNGALVIDAQDNLYGIDKGPKGQGRIFKLHIASGSVSTLHEFSVGPSGMRQTANDLILGKDGVLYGVTAYNRGLPLAPTTPTALTTPTGTLYRINAADGSGFAVLHTFTLAEGEINIHDNANSEGFVLYPSGIPYEAGVTAGGDVTNRTMGSGQEHSLSSLIDGGDGYLYGGTSVGDCYVHVNSSITGTYIKSVTRDNPSCGSRKWAPSATLSYIKDLPYYDGPKPYGALYRIAKAGGPLQILHTFSNADGATPRGPMALGADGAIYGTTMSGGGNLCVPSSAAANSEVGCGAVYRIRPASMVVNGDGQVTQSGFELVHSFSGKDGRKPVGVRTGSDGRLYGVTAMGGHYLNSAGLTVATDFGTIFQLAVDSAETPRADASLVASAGEIKAGETVSLTWITNNTKQCSAASTAGDWVGSVATQGSVDLRPARGTYRYTLTCDVAGGAAGAQVSAAAVVYVSTPATAEDGNQVSYGNGGGGPLALWLLAPLAGLAVYRRRARNSQTLG from the coding sequence ATGATGTCCTTTTCCGTTTCCCATGGCATGCCATGGCGTCGCAGCGTGGCTGCCTGCTTGGCCGCCGGTGCGCTGTGCGCGGCCTTGCCATCCCTTGCACAGACCAAGGTAAGCGACGTCAAGCTGACCATGCTCACCGCGCTGCGCCCTGCCGGTGACGACGTCACCACGCCCGATGGAACCATTGGCTGGCCCGGAGCCCGTTACCCAAGTTCGCCGCCTTTGTATGCGGTGCGTCCTGGTTCAAGCGCCGGCTATCTGTTTGGCGGTTTCAACGGCGGCGGGCCGTCGATTCTGTCCTCGCAGATGTACACCTCTTTTGGCATGTACACCATGCGAGCCGGTGTCTCGGTCTACGAGCGCGTAGCCTATAACCCGGCCAATGATCTGCACGGCCGCATCTCGGGGACGCCGGTGCGCGCATCTGACGGCAGCCTGTATGCGGTGATGACGACCATCAACGGCCAAAAATATGCAGGCAAGAACCAGCCCAGCGATATTTCCTATTCCCCTGCCGTAGGTCTGGGCGTTATTGTCCGCACCGACTATGACGGTGCCAATTCCGCCTTGGTGCAGGGTACGCGCGGCCAGCTGTACTCGCCCAATGGCGCACTGGTCATCGATGCGCAGGACAACCTGTATGGTATCGACAAGGGGCCCAAGGGGCAGGGGCGGATTTTCAAGCTCCATATCGCCTCCGGCAGCGTAAGCACGCTGCATGAGTTTTCCGTCGGGCCTTCAGGCATGCGCCAGACGGCAAACGACCTGATTCTGGGCAAGGATGGTGTGCTGTATGGCGTGACCGCATACAACCGTGGCCTGCCGCTGGCTCCCACCACGCCGACAGCCCTCACTACGCCCACGGGCACGCTCTATCGCATCAATGCAGCCGACGGCTCGGGCTTTGCCGTGCTGCATACCTTCACGCTGGCCGAAGGCGAAATCAATATCCATGACAACGCCAACAGCGAAGGCTTTGTGCTCTATCCCAGCGGCATTCCGTACGAAGCGGGAGTGACGGCGGGTGGCGATGTGACCAACCGGACCATGGGCTCCGGGCAGGAGCACAGCCTGTCTTCGCTGATCGATGGTGGTGATGGATATTTGTACGGCGGGACTTCGGTAGGCGACTGCTATGTGCATGTCAACAGCAGCATCACCGGGACTTATATCAAGAGCGTCACGCGCGACAACCCGTCCTGCGGCTCGCGCAAGTGGGCGCCAAGCGCCACGCTGAGTTACATCAAGGATTTGCCCTATTACGACGGCCCCAAGCCCTATGGCGCGCTGTACCGCATTGCCAAGGCGGGCGGCCCGCTGCAGATACTTCATACCTTCAGCAATGCCGACGGTGCGACGCCGCGCGGCCCCATGGCCCTGGGGGCTGATGGGGCCATCTACGGCACCACCATGTCCGGCGGTGGCAATCTGTGCGTGCCGTCCAGCGCGGCAGCCAACTCCGAAGTCGGCTGCGGTGCGGTCTACCGTATCCGGCCGGCAAGCATGGTGGTGAATGGCGACGGCCAGGTGACGCAAAGCGGTTTTGAGCTGGTGCACTCCTTCTCTGGCAAGGATGGTCGCAAGCCCGTAGGCGTGCGCACTGGCTCCGACGGCCGTCTGTATGGCGTGACGGCCATGGGCGGCCACTATCTGAACAGTGCGGGCCTGACCGTGGCCACCGATTTCGGCACCATTTTCCAGCTCGCGGTGGATTCGGCCGAAACCCCGCGCGCTGACGCAAGCCTGGTAGCCAGCGCCGGTGAGATCAAGGCCGGCGAAACCGTCTCGCTGACCTGGATCACCAACAACACCAAGCAATGCTCGGCGGCATCGACAGCAGGTGACTGGGTGGGTTCTGTGGCTACACAGGGCAGCGTCGATCTACGTCCGGCCCGAGGCACTTATCGCTACACCCTGACCTGTGATGTGGCAGGCGGCGCAGCAGGTGCCCAGGTTTCTGCTGCCGCCGTGGTTTATGTCAGCACCCCGGCAACCGCCGAAGACGGCAATCAGGTGTCCTACGGCAATGGCGGCGGCGGGCCTTTGGCTTTGTGGCTTTTGGCTCCCTTGGCGGGCTTGGCAGTCTACCGCCGCCGCGCACGCAACTCCCAGACGCTCGGTTGA
- a CDS encoding choice-of-anchor tandem repeat GloVer-containing protein — MNSIQPALRRVARVAVPALALALPLAHAVAQTLPAAFKPTVLHKFGGENKGGAKPAVPPVLATDGRLYGHTFLGASPSAGAFWGQGTVYGLDTTGANHRFELLGSIYQGSTPLVPTADGGFLVSGNGAVPPGGNFWETAAVVFSIKDGKAVALPAPNFKPLGSMALDTAGNLYMGSGESASACSVSTTANILWRMNADRSYSKVVDFCQYEQQQGNKQLHPKGGAPVASVWSSKDQALYVLTGVSADGVVDSALTTDYQGRSVGTLVKLSKAAIEEGVTGKGSLDASKVELLHTFMRARDGEPTAKGQRIVGMVEVGEWLYGTTQFNAPTAGNTMDNRYGGTIWRVKKSDPKSFAVVHYFRGSDTLAKDGTAQADGSAPSGPLVLAADGNIYGTTATDGSTMNTPKSGLATPYGAGTLYRIKVGAAADHADDNYEVLHRFDMGSEGGTLTGLSAGAVAGGVQKLYGAANVGGDGQPVTTTTTAPGNGTIFSIDVPLPIAAFSQALTASVTTAAVGSTIELSWATSQASSCSASGAWSGAQQTSASKVPVVLAAEGENSYTLTCSSQNDGQPVSSKVSVQATSVTKPDTGTGNTGNSGNSGSSNGGGGGPLSVLLLAPLAVLAWARRRTSQPSQN, encoded by the coding sequence ATGAATTCAATCCAACCCGCTCTGCGGCGTGTTGCACGTGTCGCAGTTCCCGCTCTGGCACTGGCTCTACCCTTGGCGCATGCCGTGGCTCAGACGCTGCCAGCCGCCTTCAAGCCCACGGTGCTGCACAAGTTTGGTGGCGAGAACAAGGGAGGTGCCAAGCCGGCTGTACCGCCAGTGCTGGCTACTGATGGCCGCCTCTATGGCCACACCTTCCTCGGTGCCTCGCCGAGTGCTGGTGCGTTCTGGGGGCAGGGCACGGTTTATGGCCTCGACACCACGGGTGCTAACCACCGCTTCGAACTACTGGGCAGCATCTACCAAGGGTCGACCCCGCTGGTGCCTACTGCCGATGGCGGCTTTCTTGTCTCTGGCAATGGTGCCGTTCCCCCGGGTGGCAATTTCTGGGAAACCGCAGCCGTAGTCTTCAGCATCAAGGACGGCAAGGCTGTGGCGCTGCCAGCGCCCAACTTCAAGCCACTGGGAAGCATGGCACTCGACACCGCAGGCAATCTCTACATGGGCTCGGGCGAATCCGCATCGGCTTGCAGCGTGAGTACCACGGCCAATATTTTGTGGCGCATGAATGCCGATCGCAGCTACTCCAAAGTAGTGGATTTCTGCCAATACGAGCAGCAGCAAGGCAACAAGCAGTTGCACCCCAAGGGGGGCGCGCCGGTGGCCAGTGTGTGGAGCAGCAAGGACCAGGCCTTGTATGTGCTGACCGGGGTATCGGCCGATGGAGTGGTGGACAGTGCGCTTACCACGGACTATCAGGGACGCTCGGTGGGAACGTTGGTCAAGCTGAGTAAGGCAGCCATCGAGGAAGGCGTTACCGGCAAGGGCTCGCTCGATGCGTCCAAGGTCGAGTTGTTGCACACCTTTATGCGCGCACGCGATGGCGAGCCCACGGCCAAGGGCCAGCGCATCGTCGGCATGGTCGAGGTTGGTGAATGGCTTTACGGTACAACGCAATTCAACGCGCCCACTGCGGGTAACACGATGGACAACCGCTATGGCGGCACGATCTGGCGCGTGAAGAAGTCCGACCCCAAGAGCTTTGCCGTTGTGCACTACTTCCGTGGCAGCGACACCTTGGCGAAAGATGGCACGGCACAGGCCGATGGCAGTGCGCCATCAGGCCCGCTGGTGCTGGCCGCAGACGGCAATATCTACGGTACGACGGCCACCGATGGTTCGACCATGAATACGCCAAAATCCGGCCTGGCCACGCCCTATGGCGCGGGCACGCTGTACCGGATCAAGGTCGGAGCCGCTGCTGATCACGCCGACGACAACTACGAAGTCCTGCACCGTTTCGACATGGGTAGCGAAGGCGGAACCCTGACCGGCCTGAGCGCAGGCGCGGTCGCGGGCGGTGTGCAGAAGCTCTATGGCGCGGCCAACGTCGGTGGTGACGGCCAGCCGGTGACGACGACGACGACCGCGCCCGGCAACGGTACGATTTTCTCCATCGACGTGCCACTACCCATTGCTGCATTCAGCCAGGCGCTGACGGCCTCTGTGACTACGGCTGCCGTGGGCTCCACCATCGAGCTGAGCTGGGCTACCAGCCAGGCCAGCAGCTGCAGTGCCAGCGGTGCATGGAGCGGTGCGCAGCAAACCAGTGCCAGCAAGGTACCTGTTGTATTGGCTGCCGAAGGCGAGAACAGCTACACCCTGACTTGCAGCAGCCAGAACGATGGCCAGCCTGTGAGCAGCAAAGTCAGCGTACAAGCAACTTCCGTGACAAAGCCTGACACCGGAACTGGTAACACGGGCAACAGCGGAAATAGCGGCAGCAGCAATGGCGGCGGTGGCGGACCATTGAGCGTGCTGCTGCTGGCGCCACTGGCCGTCCTGGCCTGGGCACGCCGCCGTACATCGCAGCCGTCGCAGAACTGA